One window from the genome of Faecalibacterium sp. HTF-F encodes:
- a CDS encoding ATP-grasp domain-containing protein — MQNFIFISPNFPTNYWQFCHELKNNGMNVLGIGDQPYDELKPELKDSLNEYYKVGSLENYDEVYRAVAFFAFKYGRIDWLESNNEYWLERDAALRTDFHITTGFQTDDMPRIKYKSKMKEYYKKAGIATARYHMVDDYEGCRKFIEEVGYPVVVKPDNGVGASDTHKLSSDEDLKKFLVQKTAHHPDVEYIMEEFVRAEVNSYDAIIDANGNPIFEAGNVSPMSIMDIVNDNDNSIYYIIKDLPEDTRAAGRAAVKSFGVRSRFIHFEFFRMTEDQASMGQKGQIVALEVNMRPCGGFTPDMINFARSTNVYKIWADMIAFGGTDMPVGEHFYCPFAGRRDGKHFVYSHEQIMQKYQQNMRMVDRIPDALSGAMGNQMYVATFSTREGMEQFYSDVLAVTDENNAAVQKELSSILALGEPETAPAQKAESKPAAKPARTAKKK, encoded by the coding sequence ATGCAGAATTTCATTTTTATTTCGCCCAACTTCCCCACCAACTACTGGCAGTTCTGCCATGAGCTGAAAAACAACGGCATGAACGTGCTGGGCATCGGCGACCAGCCCTACGATGAGCTGAAGCCGGAGCTGAAGGACAGCCTGAACGAGTACTACAAGGTGGGCAGTCTGGAAAACTACGACGAGGTCTACCGCGCCGTGGCCTTTTTTGCCTTCAAGTATGGCCGCATCGACTGGCTGGAGTCCAACAACGAATACTGGCTGGAGCGGGACGCAGCCCTGCGCACCGATTTCCACATCACCACCGGCTTCCAGACCGACGATATGCCCCGCATCAAGTACAAGAGCAAGATGAAGGAGTATTACAAGAAGGCCGGCATCGCCACCGCACGCTACCACATGGTGGACGATTATGAGGGCTGCCGGAAGTTCATCGAAGAGGTGGGCTACCCGGTGGTGGTAAAGCCGGATAACGGCGTGGGCGCATCCGACACCCACAAGCTGTCCAGCGACGAGGACCTGAAAAAGTTCCTCGTGCAGAAGACGGCCCATCACCCGGATGTGGAGTACATCATGGAGGAGTTCGTCCGGGCCGAGGTGAACAGCTACGATGCCATCATCGATGCCAACGGCAACCCCATCTTTGAGGCCGGCAACGTGAGCCCCATGTCCATCATGGATATCGTCAACGACAACGACAACTCGATCTACTACATCATCAAGGACCTGCCCGAGGATACCCGCGCCGCAGGCCGTGCCGCCGTCAAGAGCTTTGGCGTCCGGAGCCGGTTCATCCACTTTGAGTTCTTCCGCATGACCGAGGATCAGGCCAGCATGGGCCAAAAGGGCCAGATCGTGGCGCTGGAAGTCAACATGCGCCCCTGCGGCGGCTTCACCCCGGATATGATCAACTTTGCCCGCTCCACCAACGTCTACAAGATCTGGGCGGACATGATCGCCTTTGGCGGCACCGATATGCCGGTGGGCGAGCACTTCTACTGCCCGTTTGCAGGCCGCCGCGACGGCAAGCACTTTGTGTACAGCCACGAGCAGATCATGCAGAAGTACCAGCAGAACATGCGCATGGTGGACCGCATCCCGGACGCGCTGAGCGGCGCCATGGGCAACCAGATGTACGTTGCCACCTTCTCCACCCGCGAGGGCATGGAGCAGTTCTACTCCGATGTGCTGGCCGTCACCGACGAAAACAACGCCGCCGTGCAGAAGGAGCTGAGCAGCATTCTGGCTCTGGGCGAGCCGGAGACCGCCCCGGCCCAAAAGGCCGAGAGCAAGCCTGCCGCCAAGCCCGCCCGTACCGCAAAGAAAAAGTAA
- a CDS encoding esterase family protein: protein MEMQYFKDYSPALGRDMECKIYGHAGRPMLYIPCQDGRFFDFENFHMNDTLAPWIESGQIMVLSIDTMDKETWSDTQGDPYWRIRRYEQWLRYIVEEAVPKIQYLAKERNGWDDLPGVIAFGCSLGATHAVNLYLRRPDVFCGCLALSGIYTAHYGFGNYMDELVYMNSPVDYMKNFPEDHPYMQLYRSQKAVICCGQGDWEQPDTTWFLKRIFEAKNIPIWVDLWGHDVNHDWNWWYKQTAYYMPYILGQQ from the coding sequence ATGGAAATGCAGTATTTCAAGGATTACAGTCCGGCGCTGGGCCGTGACATGGAGTGCAAGATCTACGGCCACGCAGGCCGCCCGATGCTGTACATCCCCTGTCAGGATGGCCGCTTCTTCGATTTTGAGAACTTCCACATGAACGATACCCTTGCCCCGTGGATCGAGTCCGGGCAGATCATGGTCCTCTCCATCGACACCATGGACAAGGAGACCTGGTCCGACACGCAGGGCGACCCCTATTGGCGCATCCGCCGCTATGAGCAGTGGCTGCGCTACATCGTGGAGGAGGCTGTGCCCAAGATCCAGTATCTGGCCAAGGAGCGCAACGGCTGGGACGACCTGCCCGGCGTCATTGCCTTTGGCTGCAGTCTGGGTGCCACCCATGCGGTCAACCTGTACCTGCGCCGCCCGGATGTGTTCTGCGGCTGTCTGGCCCTCAGCGGCATCTACACGGCCCACTACGGCTTCGGCAATTATATGGACGAGCTGGTGTACATGAACTCGCCCGTGGACTACATGAAGAACTTCCCGGAGGATCACCCCTACATGCAGCTGTACCGCAGCCAGAAGGCGGTCATCTGCTGTGGTCAGGGCGACTGGGAGCAGCCGGACACCACATGGTTCCTCAAGCGCATCTTCGAGGCCAAGAACATCCCCATCTGGGTGGATCTGTGGGGCCACGATGTCAACCACGACTGGAACTGGTGGTATAAGCAGACTGCATATTACATGCCGTATATTCTGGGACAGCAGTAA